In one Sesamum indicum cultivar Zhongzhi No. 13 linkage group LG12, S_indicum_v1.0, whole genome shotgun sequence genomic region, the following are encoded:
- the LOC105175310 gene encoding ubiquinol oxidase 4, chloroplastic/chromoplastic → MAVSISSNMASGVLLPAPFFKKGKDLRFSSLQCNSGSPIRLSNCASNPRFSRKRLFQVQATILQEDDEKVLVEKSFDPKSFPEKEREGTPGSSTDDSPSSSGFEKWIIKLEQSVNIFLTDSVIKILDTLYHDRHYARFYVLETIARVPYFAFMSVLHMYESFGWWRRADYLKVHFAESWNEMHHLLIMEELGGNSWWFDRFLAQHIAVFYYFMTACMYALSPRMAYHFSECVESHAFETYDKFIKTQREELKRLPAPAVAVRYYTEGDLYLFDEFQTSRPPNSRRPKIENLYDVFLNIRDDEAEHCKTMKACQTHGTLRSPHSYPDSTWEDDDSGCVLPEADCEGIVDCIKKSVRDPPANKR, encoded by the exons ATGGCGGTTTCTATTTCTTCCAACATGGCTTCCGGTGTTCTTCTTCCGGCGCCCTTTTTCAAGAAAGGGAAGGACTTGCGATTTTCTTCATTGCAGTGCAATTCTGGAAGCCCGATTCGTCTGAGTAATTGTGCTTCAAATCCTCGGTTCTCCAG AAAACGGCTTTTTCAAGTTCAAGCAACAATATTACAAGAGGATGATGAGAAAGTGCTAGTCGAGAAGTCATTTGATCCAAAAAGTTTCCCGGAAAAGGAACGAGAAGGAACACCTGGTTCCTCGACTGATGATTCACCGTCCTCCAGTGGTTTCGAGAAGTGGATTATAAAACTTGAGCaatctgtaaatatttttctcacg GACTCTGTGATAAAGATCCTTGACACCTTGTACCATGATCGTCATTATGCAAGGTTTTATGTTCTCGAAACTATTGCCAGAGTACCTTATTTTG CCTTCATGTCTGTTCTACACATGTACGAGAGTTTTGGATGGTGGCGAAGAGCTGACTATTTGAAAGTTCATTTTGCTGAGAGTTGGAATGAGATGCATCATTTGCTTATTATGGAA GAATTAGGAGGAAATTCTTGGTGGTTTGATCGGTTTCTTGCTCAACACATTGCAGTCTTCTACTATTTTATGACTGCTTGTATGTATGCTTTGAGTCCAAGAATGGCAT ATCATTTCTCGGAATGTGTGGAGAGCCATGCATTTGAAACTTACGACAAGTTTATCAAGACTCAAAGAG AGGAGTTGAAGAGATTGCCCGCTCCTGCAGTTGCAGTGAGATATTACACTGAAGGTGACTTGTACTTGTTTG ATGAATTCCAGACTTCAAGACCTCCCAACTCTCGACGGCCTAAAATAG AGAATTTGTACGATGTCTTTCTTAACATTAGAGATGATGAAGCAGAACATTGCAAGACAATGAAGGCCTGCCAAACTCATGGTACCCTCCGCTCACCTCACTCGTATCCAGACAGCACTTGGGAAGATGACGATTCAGGGTGTGTCCTGCCTGAGGCAGATTGTGAAGGCATTGTTGATTGTATAAAGAAATCTGTAAGAGACCCTCCAGCAAACAAAAGATGA
- the LOC105175311 gene encoding uncharacterized protein LOC105175311 encodes MEAEVAEVLLSKNKSVLSGNSHGEGNCELKSYSSGLKWVFLDYSSLWRTGLSWSIFFLLNIGVPLVSHFVFSCSDCDPSHQRPYDAIVQLSLSLFAALSFISLSSFARKYGLRRFLFLDKLYDESEKVRQGYTQQLHRSVKLLSAFVLPCFFADSVYKIWWFSSGGTQIPYLYNMYLSKVIVCILLMCSWLYRISICFLVCLLFRLTCYLQILRLEEFAQVFERESDVASILIEHLRIRRNLRVISHRFRVFILSTLILVTISQFVSLLVTTEPRSKINISTSGELALCSITLVTGLLICLRSAAKITHKAQSVTSLAAKWHACATIDSFDELDDETPTAQIASARAGYPVTSNWDSDTEEGDGDDALDNTNLVPIYANTITYQKRQALVTYFEHNRAGITVYGFMLDRTWLHTIFAIQLSLTLWILNKTIGIS; translated from the exons ATGGAGGCAGAGGTGGCAGAGGTTTTGTTGTCCAAAAACAAATCAGTTTTGTCTGGAAATTCACACGGTGAAGGGAATTGTGAGTTGAAGAGTTACAGTTCAGGTCTGAAATGGGTGTTTCTTGATTACTCGAGTTTGTGGAGAACTGGGCTTTCTTGGTCGATCTTTTTCCTGCTAAATATAGGGGTACCGCTCGTGTCCCACTTTGTGTTTTCTTGCTCTGATTGCGATCCCAGCCATCAGAGGCCGTATGATGCAATTGTCCAGTTGTCTCTATCGCTGTTTGCTGCACTTTCTTTCATTAGTCTCTCTTCTTTCGCGCGTAAATATGGGCTTCGTAGGTTCCTGTTTCTTGATAAATTGTATGATGAGAGTGAGAAGGTTCGACAAGGGTATACTCAACAGCTTCAT agaTCAGTCAAGCTGCTGTCAGCGTTTGTTCTCCCCTGTTTCTTTGCCGATAGTGTGTACAAGATATGGTGGTTCAGCTCAGGAGGAACCCAAATTCCTTATTTGTATAACATGTATTTGAGCAAAGTGATAGTCTGCATACTCTTGATGTGCTCGTGGCTATATCGCATCTCAATCTGTTTTCTTGTGTGTCTCCTCTTCCGCCTCACATGTTATCTGCAAATACTAAGATTAGAAGAATTTGCTCAGGTGTTTGAGAGAGAATCTGATGTTGCTTCAATTTTGATAGAACATCTCAGGATCAGAAGAAATCTCCGTGTCATAAGCCACCGGTTTAGAGTCTTCATCTTGTCGACGTTGATCCTAGTAACAATTAGCCAATTCGTTTCTTTGCTGGTTACAACTGAACCAAGATCTAAAATCAACATTTCCACTTCTGGAGAACTCGCG TTATGCTCCATCACCCTGGTAACAGGGCTCTTGATCTGCTTGCGAAGTGCAGCAAAGATAACGCACAAAGCACAGTCTGTTACATCACTTGCAGCTAAATGGCATGCCTGTGCCACAATCGattcatttgatgaattaGATGATGAGACTCCTACAGCCCAGATTGCTTCGGCCCGGGCAGGATATCCTGTCACTTCCAATTGGGATAGCGACACTGAAGAAGGAGATGGAGATGATGCACTGGACAATACAAACTTGGTGCCAATTTATGCAAATACTATAACCTATCAGAAGAGGCAAGCACTAG TGACGTATTTTGAGCACAACAGAGCTGGAATCACAGTATACGGATTTATGCTGGACAGGACGTGGCTTCATACAATATTTGCGATTCAGCTTTCACTTACACTCTGGATATTGAACAAGACGATTGGCATTTCGTGA
- the LOC105175312 gene encoding non-specific lipid-transfer protein-like: protein MVKMMLVFLVALVLSTNPVKATDCLSVFASMSPCKSYLGNSHPIMPSTQCCDAASNVVGIADTESLCQCLRQSPTSSSFIPSKAQQLPSLCNLNSFVPLTNCLVPSAENVFPLPLDTPLPPLVPFPPLLPAVPLPPLFPFPIPPLVPVPVQPVPLPPLIPIPVPPVA from the exons ATGGTTAAGATGATGTTGGTTTTCTTGGTGGCTCTAGTTCTGAGCACCAACCCTGTGAAAGCAACTGATTGTTTAAGTGTCTTTGCTAGTATGTCTCCTTGCAAAAGCTATCTAGGCAACTCTCACCCTATCATGCCCAGCACTCAATGCTGCGATGCTGCTAGTAACGTGGTCGGCATTGCAGATACTGAGAGTTTGTGCCAGTGTTTAAGGCAAAGCCCCACTAGTTCCAGCTTTATCCCATCCAAAGCTCAACAACTTCCTAGTCTCTGCAACCTTAACAGCTTCGTGCCCCTCACCAACTGCCT TGTCCCGTCTGCAGAGAACGTTTTCCCTCTGCCGCTAGATACTCCCCTTCCACCACTGGTTCCATTTCCCCCTCTGCTTCCTGCGGTCCCGCTTCCCCCTCTGTTTCCGTTTCCGATTCCCCCTCTGGTCCCAGTTCCGGTTCAGCCTGTCCCGCTTCCCCCGTTGATCCCCATTCCAGTTCCTCCGGTCGCATAA
- the LOC105175313 gene encoding non-specific lipid-transfer protein 3-like, with amino-acid sequence MMGGWSRWLVAAVFLAMVVGRGTAEIQCTDAVTQLLPCEAFLLGGGTTPSAGCCAAVQSLDKIATASQGDRKAICQCFKDTARSFPVNQGNAQQLPQLCHVNVNVDIGPNVDCDSV; translated from the exons ATGATGGGAGGCTGGTCTAGGTGGTTGGTGGCGGCGGTGTTTCTGGCCATGGTGGTGGGTCGTGGGACAGCGGAGATTCAGTGCACCGATGCGGTGACTCAACTTCTTCCGTGCGAGGCATTCTTGCTGGGCGGGGGCACGACGCCGAGTGCCGGGTGCTGCGCTGCCGTGCAGTCCCTGGACAAGATCGCAACGGCGTCGCAGGGCGATCGTAAGGCCATATGCCAGTGTTTCAAGGACACTGCCAGGTCTTTCCCAGTTAACCAAGGCAATGCCCAGCAACTCCCTCAGCTTTGTCATGTTAACGTTAACGTCGATATAGGTCCCAATGTCGATTGCGACAG CGTCTAA
- the LOC105175314 gene encoding probable non-specific lipid-transfer protein 3, translating into MSKKLEFSAVWVVGLLVLAVGTSQVSAISCLDAITRLMPCQSYLLGFSSSVSVQCCQGAASLNQLVGSDRGQLKPLCQCLKQTAVSIGVNVDRAKQLPQLCKITVPVPIDPNVNCDSL; encoded by the exons ATGTCTAAAAAGTTGGAGTTTAGCGCTGTGTGGGTTGTGGGATTGTTGGTTTTGGCAGTGGGCACGAGCCAGGTGAGTGCAATCAGCTGCCTGGATGCCATTACGAGGCTGATGCCTTGCCAGTCCTATTTGCTTGGCTTCAGCAGCTCCGTGTCGGTGCAGTGTTGCCAGGGAGCTGCGTCGTTGAATCAGCTAGTGGGGTCGGACCGGGGCCAGCTGAAACCATTGTGTCAGTGCCTGAAACAGACGGCTGTCTCCATCGGAGTAAATGTCGACAGAGCTAAGCAACTTCCCCAGCTTTGCAAAATCACTGTCCCTGTTCCGATTGACCCTAATGTCAACTGTGACAG CCTATGA